From the genome of Chania multitudinisentens RB-25, one region includes:
- a CDS encoding glutathione peroxidase, producing the protein MSKPIYATPLQTIESQSTTLGAYAGKVLLVVNVASECGLTKQYAGLETLYETYHEQGFAVLGFPSNEFLGQEPGSNEEILAFCRGTFGVQFPMFAKIDVNGANRHPLYQTLIAAKPQAVAPENSEFFARMSSKGRAPKQTGDILWNFEKFLLGRDGTVIQRFSPDMTPEDPMLLEAIKQALAQ; encoded by the coding sequence ATGAGCAAGCCAATTTACGCCACTCCGTTGCAAACCATTGAAAGCCAATCTACCACTCTGGGCGCGTATGCAGGGAAAGTATTGCTGGTGGTCAATGTTGCCTCGGAATGCGGCCTGACCAAGCAGTATGCCGGTTTGGAAACGCTTTATGAAACTTACCATGAGCAGGGTTTTGCCGTGCTGGGTTTCCCATCCAACGAGTTTCTTGGCCAAGAACCGGGCAGTAACGAAGAAATCCTGGCATTTTGTCGCGGTACTTTTGGTGTTCAATTCCCGATGTTTGCCAAAATCGACGTTAACGGTGCCAATCGCCATCCACTTTATCAAACGCTGATTGCGGCAAAACCGCAGGCGGTAGCACCTGAAAACAGCGAATTTTTTGCACGCATGAGCAGCAAAGGCCGAGCACCGAAACAAACTGGTGATATCCTGTGGAACTTCGAGAAATTTTTGCTTGGCCGCGATGGCACAGTGATCCAGCGTTTCTCCCCTGATATGACGCCGGAAGATCCTATGTTGCTCGAAGCGATTAAACAGGCGTTGGCGCAGTAA
- the btuC gene encoding vitamin B12 ABC transporter permease BtuC: protein MPTIPIFTLLQQNQRQRDKRYLALLALGVAVAFIFSLSAGDVWIWPNQWLSEAARLFVWQLRLPRALAVMLVGASLAVAGVAMQALFENPLAEPGLLGVANGAGVALVLMVLLGNGLLPVALMSLSAILGALVMTFLLLSFAHQRRLSNARLLLVGVALGIVCSAIMTWAVYFSSSLDLRQLMYWMMGGFGGVDWRQQGLLLLLLPVLLWLCAQGKVLNLMGLGEVQARQLGLSLHLWRNLLVLAVGWLVGISVALAGVIGFVGLVIPHMLRLSGLTDQRFLLPGCALAGAGVLLAADVLARITLLSAELPIGVVTATLGAPLFIWLLARTKSVR, encoded by the coding sequence ATGCCAACCATCCCGATATTTACATTATTGCAGCAAAACCAGCGCCAGCGCGATAAACGCTATTTAGCACTGTTGGCATTGGGTGTGGCAGTGGCGTTTATTTTTAGCCTGAGTGCCGGGGATGTCTGGATCTGGCCTAATCAGTGGTTGAGTGAGGCGGCTCGGCTGTTTGTTTGGCAATTGCGTCTGCCACGGGCGCTGGCGGTGATGTTGGTGGGAGCCAGCTTAGCCGTTGCGGGTGTGGCGATGCAGGCTTTGTTTGAAAACCCACTGGCGGAGCCAGGGCTGCTTGGGGTGGCGAATGGCGCAGGCGTGGCGTTGGTATTGATGGTTCTGTTGGGTAATGGGTTGTTGCCAGTAGCCCTGATGAGCCTGAGTGCCATTTTAGGTGCGTTGGTGATGACCTTTTTGCTGCTGAGTTTTGCTCACCAGCGCCGCTTGAGTAATGCCCGTTTGTTATTGGTGGGGGTCGCATTAGGCATTGTTTGCAGTGCTATCATGACATGGGCTGTGTATTTCAGCTCCAGCCTCGATCTGCGGCAATTAATGTATTGGATGATGGGGGGATTTGGCGGAGTAGACTGGCGGCAGCAAGGGTTGTTGTTGTTATTGTTGCCTGTGCTGCTGTGGTTGTGTGCGCAAGGCAAGGTATTGAATCTGATGGGGCTTGGTGAAGTTCAGGCTCGGCAATTAGGGCTTTCTCTTCATTTATGGCGTAATTTGCTGGTGCTGGCCGTTGGTTGGCTGGTTGGCATCAGTGTGGCATTGGCTGGGGTGATCGGTTTTGTCGGCTTGGTCATCCCGCATATGTTGCGGCTTAGCGGTTTGACTGACCAGCGTTTCCTGTTGCCTGGTTGTGCGCTGGCGGGCGCGGGTGTCTTGTTGGCTGCGGATGTACTGGCTCGTATCACGTTGCTTTCCGCTGAGTTGCCGATTGGGGTCGTGACCGCCACGCTGGGTGCCCCCTTATTTATCTGGTTACTGGCTCGAACAAAAAGCGTAAGGTAA
- the dadX gene encoding catabolic alanine racemase DadX yields the protein MPRPITATLHLEAFENNLQVVRRFAPTAKVWSVVKANAYGHGLKNVWRNLAQTEGFALLDLAEAVLLRESGWQGPILLLEGFFQPEDLLLIDRYRLTTAVNSDWQLRAIAEARLQAPLEVYLKLNSGMNRLGFAPERLHNIWLQAQELRNIGSMTLMSHFATADSAEGVAQQMATIERAAAAVALPRCLANSAATLWHPSTHGSWVRPGIILYGVSPTGHWSDIAETGLQPVMTLSSEIIGIQRLKQGDRVGYGGSYTALGPQQIGVVACGYADGYPRHAPSGTPVWVGGVLTGTVGTVSMDMMMVDLTPCPQATIGTKVELWGRNLPVDDVATTAGTLGYELLTGLAARVTVNCLNQADYGVQQ from the coding sequence ATGCCACGCCCGATTACTGCAACGCTGCATCTGGAAGCGTTTGAAAACAATTTGCAGGTGGTTCGCCGTTTTGCACCTACTGCGAAGGTCTGGTCGGTTGTTAAGGCCAATGCTTATGGTCATGGCTTGAAGAATGTGTGGCGCAACCTGGCGCAGACCGAAGGTTTTGCGTTACTCGATCTGGCCGAAGCCGTGCTGTTACGTGAATCTGGTTGGCAAGGCCCGATTCTGTTACTGGAGGGTTTTTTCCAGCCAGAAGATTTATTGCTGATCGATCGCTATCGTCTGACCACCGCAGTAAACAGTGACTGGCAGCTGCGGGCGATTGCCGAAGCGCGTCTTCAAGCTCCATTAGAGGTTTACCTGAAGCTGAATAGTGGAATGAACCGCTTGGGTTTTGCCCCGGAGCGTTTACATAACATTTGGCTGCAAGCACAAGAGCTGCGCAATATTGGTTCGATGACGTTGATGAGCCATTTTGCCACCGCCGACAGCGCCGAAGGCGTGGCGCAGCAGATGGCAACGATTGAACGTGCGGCGGCGGCGGTCGCTTTGCCGCGTTGCCTGGCCAACTCTGCCGCGACGTTATGGCACCCGAGCACGCATGGCAGTTGGGTAAGACCGGGGATTATTCTTTATGGTGTCTCACCAACCGGCCATTGGAGCGATATCGCAGAGACGGGTTTACAGCCGGTGATGACGCTGAGCAGTGAAATTATTGGTATTCAACGGTTGAAACAGGGTGATCGTGTGGGTTATGGCGGCAGTTATACGGCGCTTGGGCCGCAGCAGATTGGCGTGGTGGCCTGTGGCTATGCTGATGGTTACCCACGCCATGCGCCAAGCGGTACGCCAGTGTGGGTGGGTGGGGTACTGACTGGCACGGTTGGTACGGTTTCGATGGATATGATGATGGTGGATCTGACACCATGCCCGCAGGCTACTATTGGCACCAAAGTGGAGCTTTGGGGGCGCAATTTGCCAGTAGATGATGTTGCTACCACAGCGGGTACATTAGGTTATGAGCTGCTGACGGGGTTAGCGGCGCGGGTTACTGTCAACTGTCTGAATCAGGCTGATTATGGGGTACAGCAATAA
- a CDS encoding D-amino acid dehydrogenase — protein MRVVILGSGVVGVASAWYLAKAGHEVTVIDRQAGPALETSAANAGQISPGYAAPWAAPGVPLKAIKWMFQRHAPLAIRLDGSSFQLRWMWQMLKNCDTAHYMTNKGRMVRLAEYSRDCIKALRQETGIQYEGRQGGTLQLFRTQQQFENAAKDIAVLEDAGVPYKLLEADRLATVEPALAQVAHKLTGGLQLPNDETGDCQLFTQQLAKLAQQAGVNFLFNRSVDGLLVAGDKIIGVQCGNEVIKADSYVVAFGAYSTALLRDLVSIPVYPLKGYSLTIPITNEAAAPFSTVLDETYKIAITRFDQRIRVGGMAEIVGFNTQLEQKRRETLEMVVRDLYPNGGRVEDATFWAGLRPMTPDGTPIVGRTPLKNLYLNTGHGTLGWTMACGSGQLLADLISGTTPAIPSDDLAVERYSAGFRQSSTIPLNDVHPAR, from the coding sequence ATGCGTGTGGTCATTTTAGGTAGTGGAGTCGTGGGCGTTGCTAGCGCTTGGTATCTGGCAAAGGCCGGTCATGAGGTCACGGTCATTGATCGGCAAGCAGGGCCAGCGCTGGAGACTAGCGCAGCCAATGCTGGGCAGATTTCGCCGGGCTATGCGGCACCATGGGCTGCGCCGGGCGTTCCACTAAAAGCGATTAAATGGATGTTCCAGCGCCATGCACCATTGGCGATACGTCTTGACGGCAGCAGCTTCCAGCTCCGCTGGATGTGGCAGATGCTGAAAAATTGCGATACGGCCCATTATATGACCAACAAAGGCCGTATGGTGCGCTTGGCGGAGTATAGCCGTGATTGCATCAAGGCATTACGGCAGGAAACCGGTATTCAATATGAAGGCCGTCAGGGGGGCACATTACAGTTGTTCCGTACTCAGCAGCAGTTTGAGAATGCCGCCAAGGATATCGCTGTGCTGGAAGATGCCGGGGTGCCTTATAAACTGCTGGAGGCAGATCGGCTGGCTACGGTCGAACCCGCATTGGCGCAAGTCGCACATAAGCTGACCGGTGGTTTGCAGTTGCCGAATGATGAAACGGGTGATTGTCAATTGTTCACACAGCAATTGGCCAAACTGGCTCAACAGGCCGGGGTGAATTTCCTGTTTAACCGCAGTGTCGATGGCTTGCTGGTGGCAGGGGATAAAATCATTGGCGTACAATGCGGTAATGAAGTGATTAAGGCAGACAGCTACGTGGTGGCATTCGGCGCTTATTCCACAGCATTATTGCGTGATCTGGTGTCCATCCCGGTTTATCCGCTGAAAGGCTATTCGCTAACGATCCCGATCACCAATGAAGCCGCTGCGCCGTTTTCTACCGTGCTTGATGAAACCTATAAAATCGCCATTACCCGGTTTGATCAGCGCATTCGCGTTGGCGGGATGGCCGAAATTGTGGGTTTTAATACCCAATTGGAGCAGAAACGTCGCGAAACGTTGGAAATGGTTGTCCGCGATCTGTATCCAAACGGTGGGCGGGTAGAAGATGCAACATTCTGGGCCGGTTTGCGCCCAATGACGCCTGATGGCACCCCGATCGTGGGCCGTACTCCATTGAAAAACCTCTACCTCAATACGGGCCATGGCACGCTGGGGTGGACCATGGCCTGTGGTTCGGGGCAATTGCTTGCCGATTTGATCTCTGGCACCACGCCTGCGATCCCTTCTGATGATTTGGCCGTGGAGCGTTATAGCGCCGGCTTCCGCCAAAGTTCCACTATCCCTTTGAATGACGTACATCCAGCGCGTTGA
- a CDS encoding SpoVR family protein — protein sequence MTTSTHKKVKEDKRLSDGPDWTFELLQVYLEQIDRVAKHYRLNTYPHQIEVITSEQMMDAYSSVGMPINYTHWSFGKKFIETEQRYKQGQQGLAYEIVINSNPCIAYLMEENTITMQALVMAHACYGHNSFFKNNYLFRSWTDASSIVDYLLFARHYISQCEERYGVEEVEKLLDSCHALMNYGVDRYKRPQKISLLEEKARQKSREEYLQSQVNSLWKTLPRVDREALPEQALRYPREPQENILYFMEKNAPLLEPWQREVLRIVRKVSQYFYPQKQTQVMNEGWATFWHYTILNHLYDEGRVTDRFMLEFLHSHTNVVYQPPYNSPYYNGINPYALGFAMFQDIKRICQAPTEEDRYWFPDIAGKDWLDTLHFAMRDFKDESFISQFLSPKVMRDFRLFTVLDDDRNNYLEISAIHNEAGYRAIRQELSAQYNLSNHEPNIQIWNVDLRGDRSLTLRYIPQDRAPLDKSRREVMKHLHRLWGFDIIMEQQNEDGSVELLDRCPPRAMPL from the coding sequence ATGACTACTTCGACACATAAAAAAGTTAAGGAAGATAAACGTCTGAGCGACGGGCCAGATTGGACGTTTGAGTTGCTGCAAGTTTATCTGGAGCAAATTGACCGGGTTGCTAAACACTACCGGCTCAACACCTACCCACATCAAATCGAGGTTATTACCTCTGAACAGATGATGGATGCCTACTCCAGCGTCGGGATGCCAATTAACTATACTCACTGGTCGTTCGGTAAAAAATTCATTGAAACCGAGCAACGCTATAAACAAGGCCAGCAAGGTTTGGCCTATGAAATCGTGATCAACTCCAACCCATGCATTGCCTACCTGATGGAAGAAAATACCATCACCATGCAGGCGTTGGTGATGGCGCATGCCTGTTATGGGCACAATTCCTTTTTCAAAAACAACTATCTCTTCCGCAGTTGGACCGATGCCAGCTCCATCGTGGATTATCTGCTGTTTGCCCGCCACTACATCAGCCAGTGCGAAGAGCGTTATGGCGTTGAAGAAGTGGAAAAACTGCTGGATTCCTGCCATGCGCTGATGAATTACGGCGTTGATCGTTACAAACGGCCGCAAAAAATCTCGTTGCTGGAAGAGAAAGCGCGCCAGAAAAGCCGGGAAGAGTACCTGCAAAGCCAGGTTAACTCTTTGTGGAAAACCCTGCCACGCGTAGACCGCGAGGCTCTGCCAGAACAGGCGCTGCGTTATCCGCGTGAGCCGCAGGAAAACATTCTCTACTTTATGGAGAAAAATGCCCCGCTGCTGGAGCCTTGGCAACGTGAAGTGTTGCGCATCGTGCGCAAGGTGAGCCAGTACTTCTATCCGCAAAAACAAACGCAGGTGATGAATGAAGGTTGGGCCACCTTCTGGCACTACACCATTCTTAACCATCTTTATGATGAGGGGCGTGTGACGGATCGTTTCATGCTGGAATTCCTGCACAGCCATACCAACGTGGTCTATCAACCACCGTACAACAGCCCGTATTACAACGGTATTAACCCGTATGCTCTGGGCTTTGCCATGTTCCAGGATATCAAACGGATCTGCCAGGCACCGACTGAAGAAGATCGCTACTGGTTCCCAGATATCGCGGGCAAGGATTGGCTGGATACGCTGCATTTTGCCATGCGCGATTTCAAGGATGAAAGCTTTATCAGCCAGTTCCTGTCGCCCAAAGTAATGCGTGACTTCCGCCTGTTTACCGTGCTGGATGACGATCGCAACAATTACCTGGAAATCTCGGCGATCCACAATGAGGCAGGTTATCGCGCGATACGTCAGGAGCTGTCGGCCCAGTATAATCTGAGCAATCACGAACCCAATATTCAGATCTGGAATGTTGATCTGCGTGGCGATCGTTCGCTGACGCTGCGCTATATTCCGCAAGATCGCGCACCGCTGGATAAAAGCCGCCGGGAGGTCATGAAACATCTGCACCGGCTGTGGGGGTTTGACATCATTATGGAACAACAAAACGAAGATGGCAGCGTAGAGTTATTGGATCGTTGCCCTCCGCGAGCCATGCCGTTATAA
- the fadR gene encoding fatty acid metabolism transcriptional regulator FadR, with product MVIKAQSPAGFAEEYIIESIWNNRFPPGSILPAERELSELIGVTRTTLREVLQRLARDGWLTIQHGKPTKVNNYWETSGLNILETLARLDHNSVPQLIDNLLAVRTNIASIFIRAAVRNHPEQAQEVLAKATQVADQADAFNHLDYEIFRGLAFASGNPIYGLILNGLKGLYTRVGRYYFSNPEARKLALNFYSKLSTLCHEKMYDQVMDCVRRYGKDSGAIWHSMQGTMPSDLTEVRR from the coding sequence ATGGTCATAAAGGCGCAGAGTCCTGCCGGTTTCGCGGAAGAATATATTATTGAAAGTATTTGGAATAATCGCTTCCCCCCTGGCTCTATTTTGCCCGCGGAGCGTGAGCTTTCAGAGCTGATAGGTGTCACGCGTACGACATTACGTGAAGTTTTACAGCGATTAGCCCGTGATGGCTGGTTGACCATTCAGCATGGCAAACCCACCAAAGTAAACAATTATTGGGAAACTTCAGGCCTTAATATTCTGGAAACCTTGGCGCGCCTCGATCACAACAGCGTGCCACAGCTGATTGATAATTTGCTGGCCGTGCGCACCAATATTGCGTCGATCTTTATTCGCGCTGCCGTGCGTAATCACCCGGAACAGGCTCAGGAAGTGCTGGCGAAAGCCACCCAGGTTGCAGATCAGGCTGATGCATTTAATCACCTGGATTATGAAATTTTCCGCGGGCTGGCTTTTGCCTCAGGTAACCCGATTTATGGCTTGATTCTTAATGGCCTGAAAGGATTGTATACCCGGGTTGGGCGTTACTACTTCTCTAACCCGGAAGCGCGTAAATTGGCGCTGAATTTCTACAGCAAGCTTTCTACTTTATGCCATGAAAAAATGTACGATCAGGTGATGGATTGCGTGCGACGTTACGGCAAAGACAGCGGGGCGATCTGGCACAGTATGCAGGGCACCATGCCAAGCGATCTGACAGAAGTTCGCCGCTAA
- the nhaB gene encoding sodium/proton antiporter NhaB, producing the protein MNMTIHSALMRNFLGSSPDWYKLTIISFLIINPLVFFLVSPFIAGWLLVIEFIFTLAMALKCYPLQPGGLLAIEAVLIGMTSPAHVSAEIANNLEVLLLLVFMVAGIYFMKQLLLFVFTKLLLNIRSKMLLSLAFCISAALLSAFLDALTVIAVVISVSTGFYSIYHNVTSNSTDKIPDISDDSCIDNPDHKQTLGQFRAFLRSLLMHAGVGTALGGVMTMVGEPQNLIIAKSAGWGFGDFFLRMAPVTLPVFVCGLIVCLLVERFAVFGYGAKLPESVREVLREFDQKASAKRNRQEKIKLVIQALIGVWLVIALAFHLAEVGLIGLSVIILATALCGITDEHAIGKAFQEALPFTALLTVFFTVVTVIVEQRLFAPVIQFVLQAEPSAQLSLFYLFNGLLSSVSDNVFVGSVYINEARAALENGAISLEQFEMLAVAINTGTNLPSVATPNGQAAFLFLLTSALAPLVRLSYGRMVWMAMPYTLVMTLVGLLCVQYILTPATDLLTQWQWLTSPLLDVVAPTTAH; encoded by the coding sequence ATGAATATGACAATACACTCAGCACTGATGAGGAATTTCCTCGGCTCGTCCCCCGACTGGTATAAATTAACCATCATCAGTTTTCTGATTATTAATCCGTTAGTGTTCTTTCTGGTCAGCCCCTTTATTGCTGGCTGGTTACTGGTCATTGAGTTTATCTTCACGCTGGCAATGGCATTGAAATGTTATCCATTACAACCCGGTGGGTTATTGGCTATAGAAGCCGTGCTGATTGGGATGACCAGCCCTGCACATGTCAGTGCAGAAATAGCCAACAATCTTGAGGTACTGCTGCTATTAGTGTTTATGGTAGCAGGCATCTATTTTATGAAACAGTTACTGCTGTTTGTCTTTACCAAACTGTTGCTCAATATTCGTTCTAAAATGCTCTTGTCGCTAGCGTTTTGCATTTCGGCAGCGCTACTTTCCGCCTTCCTTGATGCTTTGACGGTCATTGCCGTCGTCATCAGCGTTAGCACCGGTTTTTATTCGATTTACCACAACGTCACGTCCAATAGTACAGATAAAATCCCTGATATCAGCGACGACAGTTGTATTGACAACCCTGACCATAAACAGACTCTGGGGCAGTTCCGTGCCTTTTTACGCAGCCTGCTGATGCACGCCGGTGTCGGCACTGCTTTGGGCGGTGTTATGACCATGGTGGGCGAACCTCAGAATCTGATCATCGCCAAAAGTGCCGGATGGGGTTTTGGTGACTTTTTCCTACGGATGGCCCCCGTTACGCTGCCGGTATTTGTTTGTGGCCTAATCGTCTGCCTGCTGGTTGAACGCTTTGCCGTATTTGGTTACGGTGCGAAATTGCCGGAATCTGTGCGAGAAGTGTTGAGAGAATTCGACCAGAAAGCCAGCGCCAAACGTAACCGCCAAGAGAAAATAAAGCTGGTCATCCAGGCTTTGATTGGTGTCTGGCTGGTGATTGCATTGGCTTTCCATCTGGCGGAAGTTGGGTTGATTGGCCTCTCCGTGATCATTCTGGCCACTGCTCTGTGTGGGATCACCGATGAGCACGCTATCGGCAAAGCCTTTCAAGAGGCGCTGCCCTTTACGGCTTTGTTAACCGTGTTTTTTACCGTCGTCACCGTGATTGTTGAACAACGCCTGTTTGCACCAGTGATTCAGTTTGTGCTGCAAGCCGAACCCTCTGCACAACTTTCCTTGTTCTATCTGTTTAATGGGTTGCTGTCTTCTGTTTCTGACAACGTTTTTGTCGGTTCGGTGTATATTAATGAAGCACGTGCGGCATTAGAAAACGGGGCTATTTCACTTGAGCAATTTGAAATGCTGGCGGTAGCTATTAATACCGGCACCAATCTGCCTTCGGTTGCCACGCCAAACGGCCAGGCTGCCTTCCTGTTTCTGCTAACCTCAGCACTGGCGCCTTTGGTACGATTGTCTTATGGCCGTATGGTCTGGATGGCTATGCCTTATACATTAGTCATGACACTGGTTGGCCTGCTTTGCGTGCAGTATATCCTAACTCCGGCTACCGATTTACTCACCCAATGGCAGTGGCTGACATCGCCATTACTTGACGTAGTGGCCCCAACCACTGCACATTAA
- the dsbB gene encoding disulfide bond formation protein DsbB, translating to MLQFFNRCSQGRGAWLLMALTALVLELVALYFQHVMLLQPCVMCIYERLALFGILGAGLIGAIAPKTPLRYVAILLWIYSAWTGMQLAWKHTMIQLHPSPFNTCDFFVNFPSWLPLDKWLPAVFHASGDCSQRQWQFLSLEMPQWLVGIFAAYLLVGVLVLLSQFVRQRRRDLFGR from the coding sequence ATGTTGCAATTCTTTAACCGTTGCTCGCAAGGGCGCGGTGCTTGGCTGCTGATGGCCCTGACTGCCTTGGTTCTGGAGTTGGTTGCTCTTTATTTTCAGCATGTAATGCTGTTGCAACCTTGTGTGATGTGTATCTACGAGCGCCTTGCTCTGTTTGGTATTTTGGGCGCGGGGCTGATTGGTGCTATCGCGCCAAAAACACCGCTGCGTTATGTCGCGATTCTGCTTTGGATATACAGTGCCTGGACAGGCATGCAGTTGGCATGGAAACACACCATGATCCAGTTGCATCCTTCGCCGTTTAACACCTGTGATTTCTTCGTTAATTTCCCATCCTGGTTGCCGCTTGATAAATGGCTTCCCGCAGTATTCCACGCTTCAGGTGACTGTAGCCAACGCCAATGGCAGTTCCTGTCACTGGAAATGCCGCAATGGCTGGTGGGAATTTTTGCTGCCTATCTGTTGGTGGGTGTATTGGTGTTACTCAGCCAGTTTGTTCGCCAGCGCAGACGCGATCTCTTTGGTCGCTAA
- a CDS encoding YcgN family cysteine cluster protein → MSQRPFWQQKTLNEMSEAEWESLCDGCGQCCLNKLIDEDTDEIYFTNVACDQLNIKSCQCRNYERRFELEEDCIKLTRENLTTFDWLPPTCAYRLIGEGKPLFAWHPLNSGSKAAMHGERITVRHIAVRESEVVDWQDHILNKPSWAR, encoded by the coding sequence ATGTCACAACGCCCTTTTTGGCAACAGAAAACGCTGAACGAAATGTCTGAGGCAGAGTGGGAGTCGTTGTGTGACGGTTGTGGGCAATGTTGTCTGAATAAGCTGATCGACGAAGATACTGATGAAATTTATTTCACCAACGTTGCCTGCGATCAGCTCAATATCAAATCCTGTCAGTGCCGTAATTATGAGCGTCGCTTTGAATTGGAAGAAGACTGTATCAAGCTGACGCGTGAAAACCTCACTACATTCGATTGGTTACCGCCAACCTGTGCTTATCGACTGATTGGCGAAGGCAAACCTTTATTTGCTTGGCATCCGCTGAACAGTGGCTCAAAGGCAGCAATGCATGGGGAGCGTATTACGGTTCGCCATATTGCTGTGCGCGAAAGTGAGGTGGTGGATTGGCAGGATCACATCTTAAACAAACCGAGCTGGGCCAGGTAA
- a CDS encoding RidA family protein yields the protein MLKKAYFAIIASMFIFGVTSAAEKNITAGSNVHFFDSGKFAGLPFSDGVKVGNILFLSGEIASEKQADNSFKVIPGGIKAETKKIFENIQSSLAAKGYEMKDIVKCTVMLADMSEWAEFNEVYKTFFSKPYPARSAFGVNGLALGAKAEVECIAAK from the coding sequence ATGTTGAAAAAAGCATATTTTGCCATCATAGCGTCAATGTTTATTTTTGGAGTGACATCAGCAGCAGAAAAAAACATAACAGCGGGAAGCAATGTACACTTTTTTGATTCTGGAAAGTTTGCAGGCCTTCCTTTTTCCGATGGTGTGAAAGTTGGTAATATACTTTTCCTTTCTGGCGAGATCGCCTCTGAAAAACAAGCGGATAATTCTTTTAAGGTTATTCCTGGTGGAATCAAAGCAGAAACAAAAAAGATTTTTGAGAACATTCAGTCATCCCTGGCTGCAAAGGGATATGAAATGAAAGATATCGTGAAATGTACCGTCATGTTAGCTGACATGTCTGAATGGGCTGAATTCAACGAAGTTTATAAAACTTTTTTTAGCAAACCTTACCCTGCACGCAGTGCTTTCGGTGTCAATGGCCTGGCACTGGGAGCCAAAGCGGAAGTGGAATGTATCGCTGCAAAATAG
- the ihfA gene encoding integration host factor subunit alpha: protein MALTKAEMSEHLFEKLGLSKRDAKDLVELFFEEVRRALENGEQVKLSGFGNFDLRDKNQRPGRNPKTGEDIPITARRVVTFRPGQKLKSRVENASPKE, encoded by the coding sequence ATGGCGCTTACTAAAGCTGAAATGTCAGAACACCTGTTTGAGAAGCTAGGGCTTAGCAAACGGGATGCCAAAGATCTGGTAGAACTGTTTTTTGAAGAGGTACGACGGGCTCTAGAAAACGGTGAGCAGGTAAAACTGTCAGGTTTTGGTAATTTTGATTTGCGTGACAAGAACCAACGTCCGGGACGCAACCCGAAAACCGGTGAGGACATTCCGATTACGGCGCGCCGCGTGGTCACTTTCCGTCCGGGGCAAAAACTGAAAAGCCGGGTAGAGAACGCAAGCCCGAAAGAGTAG